A single Paracoccus pantotrophus DNA region contains:
- the carB gene encoding carbamoyl-phosphate synthase large subunit: MPKRTDIKSILIIGAGPIVIGQACEFDYSGAQACKALREEGYRVILVNSNPATIMTDPEMADATYIEPITPEVVEKIIAKERPDALLPTMGGQTGLNTALALADMGVLNRYGVELIGAQRAAIEMAEDRKLFREAMDRIGLENPRATIVAAPKHPNGRYDIAAGVSMAMEALEEIGLPAIIRPAFTLGGTGGGVAYNRDDYERIVRSGLEASPVAQVLVDESLLGWKEYEMEVVRDRADNAIIVCSIENVDPMGVHTGDSITVAPALTLTDREYQRMRNGSIAVLREIGVETGGSNVQWAINPKDGRMVVIEMNPRVSRSSALASKATGFPIAKIAAKLAVGYTLDELDNDITKVTPASFEPSIDYVVTKIPRFAFEKFPGSKPELTTAMKSVGEVMAVGRSFHESLQKALTSMENGLTGLDEIEIPGAPDKAAIVKAISQQTPDRLRLIAQAMRHGLSDDEIQHATSFDPWFLARLREIVDAEAGVRAEGLPEDAEGLRRLKMMGFTDARLAKLSGKAEAEVRQARRAHDLHPVFKRIDTCAAEFEAQTPYMYSTYEAPAMGDVENEARPSDRKKVVILGGGPNRIGQGIEFDYCCCHACFALTKAGYETIMVNCNPETVSTDYDTSDRLYFEPLTLEHVLEILAVEQENGTLHGVIVQFGGQTPLKLANALEEEGIPILGTTPDAIDLAEDRERFQKLLNDLGLKQPINGIAHSDAEAIEIAQRIGFPLVIRPSYVLGGRAMEIVRDMDQLNRYIREAVQVSGDSPVLLDSYLSGAIEVDVDALSDGKTVHVAGIMEHIEEAGVHSGDSACSLPPHTLDAETIAELKVQTEAMARALNVVGLMNVQFALKDGAIYVLEVNPRASRTVPFVAKATDSAIASIAARLMAGEPMSNFPARAAYPEGVGPDDPLPFADPLTLADPNTPWFSVKEAVLPFARFPGVDTLLGPEMRSTGEVMGWDRSFPRAFLKAQMGAGTQLPEAGLVFVSVRDADKTAELAEAARELTAMGFKLVATRGTAEFLRGAGVETELVNKVYEGRPNIVDRLKNGEIAMVLNTTEGAQAIADSREIRAVALNDKIPYYTTAAGSIAAVAAIKSRGEGEVGVRSLQA; encoded by the coding sequence ATGCCGAAAAGAACCGATATCAAATCCATCCTGATCATCGGTGCCGGTCCCATCGTCATCGGCCAGGCCTGCGAATTCGACTATTCCGGCGCCCAGGCCTGCAAGGCGCTGCGTGAAGAGGGCTACCGGGTCATCCTGGTGAACTCGAACCCCGCCACGATCATGACCGATCCCGAGATGGCGGATGCGACCTATATCGAGCCGATCACCCCCGAGGTGGTCGAGAAGATCATCGCCAAGGAGCGGCCGGACGCGCTCTTGCCGACCATGGGCGGGCAGACCGGGCTGAACACCGCACTGGCGCTGGCCGACATGGGCGTGCTGAACCGCTACGGCGTCGAGCTGATCGGCGCGCAGCGCGCCGCCATCGAGATGGCCGAGGACCGCAAGCTGTTCCGCGAGGCCATGGACCGCATCGGCCTGGAGAACCCGCGCGCCACCATCGTCGCCGCGCCCAAGCATCCGAACGGCCGCTATGACATCGCGGCCGGGGTTTCGATGGCCATGGAGGCGCTGGAGGAGATCGGCCTGCCCGCCATCATCCGCCCCGCCTTCACCCTGGGCGGCACCGGCGGCGGCGTCGCCTATAACCGCGACGATTACGAGCGCATCGTGCGCTCGGGGCTGGAGGCCTCGCCGGTGGCGCAGGTGCTGGTGGACGAGAGCCTGCTGGGCTGGAAGGAATACGAGATGGAGGTCGTGCGCGACCGCGCCGACAATGCCATCATCGTCTGTTCCATCGAGAACGTCGATCCGATGGGCGTGCATACCGGCGATTCGATCACCGTCGCCCCGGCGCTGACCCTGACCGACCGCGAATACCAGCGCATGCGCAACGGTTCCATCGCCGTGTTGCGCGAGATCGGGGTCGAGACCGGCGGCTCGAACGTGCAATGGGCGATCAATCCCAAGGACGGCCGCATGGTGGTGATCGAGATGAACCCGCGCGTGTCGCGGTCCTCGGCGCTGGCCTCGAAGGCCACCGGCTTCCCCATCGCCAAGATCGCCGCCAAGCTGGCGGTGGGCTATACGCTGGACGAGCTGGACAACGACATCACCAAGGTCACGCCGGCGAGCTTCGAGCCCTCGATCGACTATGTCGTGACCAAGATCCCGCGCTTCGCCTTCGAGAAGTTTCCCGGCTCCAAGCCCGAGCTGACCACGGCGATGAAATCGGTGGGCGAGGTCATGGCCGTCGGTCGCAGCTTCCACGAATCGCTGCAAAAGGCGCTGACCTCGATGGAGAACGGGCTGACCGGGCTCGACGAGATCGAGATCCCCGGCGCGCCCGACAAGGCGGCCATCGTCAAGGCGATCAGCCAGCAGACCCCCGACCGGCTGCGCCTGATCGCCCAGGCCATGCGCCACGGGCTTTCCGACGACGAGATCCAGCACGCGACCAGTTTCGACCCCTGGTTCCTGGCCCGGCTGCGCGAGATCGTCGATGCCGAGGCCGGGGTCCGTGCCGAGGGCCTGCCCGAGGATGCCGAGGGCCTGCGGCGGCTGAAGATGATGGGCTTTACGGATGCCCGGCTGGCGAAGCTTTCCGGCAAGGCCGAGGCCGAGGTGCGCCAGGCCCGCCGCGCCCATGACCTGCACCCGGTCTTCAAGCGCATCGACACCTGCGCGGCCGAGTTCGAGGCCCAGACCCCCTATATGTATTCGACCTACGAAGCCCCGGCGATGGGCGACGTGGAAAACGAGGCCCGGCCCAGCGACCGCAAGAAGGTGGTGATCCTGGGCGGTGGCCCGAACCGCATCGGCCAGGGCATCGAGTTCGACTATTGCTGCTGCCATGCCTGTTTCGCGCTGACCAAGGCCGGCTACGAGACGATCATGGTCAACTGCAACCCCGAGACGGTCTCGACCGATTACGACACCTCGGACCGGCTGTATTTCGAGCCGCTGACGCTGGAGCATGTGCTGGAAATCCTGGCGGTCGAGCAGGAGAACGGCACGCTGCACGGCGTCATCGTCCAGTTCGGCGGCCAGACGCCGCTGAAGCTGGCCAATGCGCTGGAGGAGGAGGGCATCCCGATCCTCGGCACCACGCCCGACGCCATCGACCTGGCCGAGGACCGCGAGCGCTTCCAGAAGCTGCTCAACGACCTGGGGCTGAAGCAGCCGATCAACGGCATCGCCCATTCCGACGCCGAGGCCATCGAGATCGCGCAGCGCATCGGCTTCCCGCTGGTCATCCGCCCGTCCTATGTGCTTGGCGGCCGCGCGATGGAGATCGTGCGCGACATGGACCAGCTCAACCGCTATATCCGCGAGGCGGTGCAGGTTTCCGGCGACAGCCCGGTGCTTCTGGACAGCTATCTCTCGGGCGCCATCGAGGTCGATGTCGATGCGCTGTCCGACGGCAAGACCGTGCATGTCGCCGGCATCATGGAGCATATCGAGGAAGCGGGCGTGCATTCCGGCGACTCGGCCTGCTCGCTGCCGCCGCATACGCTGGATGCCGAGACCATCGCCGAGCTGAAGGTCCAGACCGAGGCGATGGCCCGCGCGCTGAACGTCGTCGGGCTGATGAACGTGCAATTCGCGCTGAAGGACGGCGCGATCTATGTGCTGGAAGTGAACCCGCGCGCCTCGCGCACCGTGCCCTTCGTCGCCAAGGCCACCGACAGCGCGATTGCGTCCATCGCCGCGCGGTTGATGGCGGGCGAGCCGATGTCGAACTTCCCCGCCCGCGCGGCCTATCCCGAGGGCGTCGGCCCCGACGATCCGCTGCCCTTTGCCGATCCGCTGACGCTGGCCGATCCGAACACGCCCTGGTTCTCGGTCAAGGAGGCGGTGCTGCCCTTTGCCCGTTTCCCCGGCGTCGATACGCTGCTTGGCCCGGAAATGCGTTCGACCGGCGAGGTCATGGGCTGGGACCGCAGCTTCCCGCGCGCCTTCCTCAAGGCGCAGATGGGGGCGGGGACGCAGCTGCCCGAGGCCGGGCTGGTCTTCGTCTCGGTCCGCGATGCCGACAAGACCGCCGAACTGGCCGAAGCGGCGCGCGAGCTGACCGCCATGGGCTTCAAGCTGGTCGCGACCCGCGGCACGGCCGAGTTCCTGCGCGGTGCGGGGGTCGAGACCGAATTGGTGAACAAGGTCTATGAGGGCCGCCCGAACATCGTGGACCGGCTGAAGAACGGCGAGATCGCCATGGTGCTGAACACCACCGAGGGCGCCCAGGCCATCGCCGATTCGCGCGAGATCCGCGCGGTCGCGCTGAACGACAAGATCCCCTATTACACGACCGCCGCCGGCAGCATCGCCGCGGTCGCGGCGATCAAGTCGCGCGGCGAAGGCGAAGTCGGGGTGAGGTCGCTTCAGGCCTAG
- the rnd gene encoding ribonuclease D, with the protein MRTLTTTAELAEFCALAKAQPYVTLDTEFLRERTYYSRLCLIQAALPPASAAKAPGGSAVLIDPLVEGLSLEPLYDLFRHKATVKVFHAARQDLEIFFHDAGVMPDPLFDTQIAAMVCGFGEQVGYETLVKKIARQPLDKSSRFTDWSHRPLSDAQAAYALADVTHLRAIYEFLSAQLDKTGRAPWLAEEVAVLLDPETYITRPEEAWERVRTRSGSPRFLAVVRELARFRESFAQERDIPRARVFKDDALIELASTKPLSEADLAKSRLLLRDARRGEIASGILAAVKAGVEARDLPKPAPEEPGRPGNAALADLLRVLLKAKADAAGVAPRLIASASDLDAIASGARDLPALHGWRAEVFGRDALRLAAGEIALSAQGGAVKVVPVAP; encoded by the coding sequence ATCCGCACCCTGACCACCACGGCCGAACTGGCCGAGTTCTGCGCCCTGGCCAAGGCCCAGCCCTATGTCACGCTCGACACCGAGTTCCTGCGCGAGCGGACCTATTATTCCCGGCTATGCCTGATCCAGGCGGCGTTGCCGCCGGCCTCGGCCGCGAAGGCGCCGGGCGGCTCTGCCGTGCTGATCGACCCGCTGGTCGAGGGGCTGTCGCTCGAACCGCTCTACGACCTTTTCCGCCACAAGGCGACGGTCAAGGTCTTCCACGCCGCGCGGCAGGATCTGGAGATCTTCTTCCACGACGCGGGCGTGATGCCTGACCCGCTGTTCGACACCCAGATCGCCGCCATGGTCTGCGGCTTCGGCGAGCAGGTCGGCTACGAGACGCTGGTCAAGAAGATCGCCCGCCAGCCCTTGGACAAGTCCTCGCGTTTCACCGACTGGTCGCACCGGCCGCTTTCGGATGCCCAGGCCGCCTATGCGCTGGCCGACGTGACGCATCTGCGCGCGATCTACGAGTTCCTCTCGGCCCAGCTCGACAAGACCGGGCGCGCGCCCTGGCTGGCCGAGGAGGTCGCGGTGCTGCTGGACCCCGAAACCTATATCACCCGCCCCGAGGAGGCCTGGGAGCGGGTGCGCACCCGCTCCGGCTCGCCGCGCTTCCTGGCCGTGGTGCGCGAACTCGCGCGCTTCCGCGAAAGCTTTGCCCAGGAACGCGACATCCCCCGCGCCCGCGTGTTCAAGGACGATGCGCTGATCGAGCTGGCCTCGACCAAGCCGCTCTCCGAGGCCGATCTGGCCAAGTCGCGGCTGCTTCTGCGCGACGCCCGCCGGGGCGAGATCGCAAGCGGCATCCTGGCCGCGGTCAAGGCCGGGGTCGAGGCGCGCGACCTGCCCAAGCCCGCCCCCGAGGAGCCGGGCCGTCCGGGCAATGCCGCGTTGGCGGATCTGCTGCGGGTGCTGCTGAAGGCCAAGGCCGATGCGGCCGGGGTGGCGCCGCGGCTGATCGCCTCGGCCTCGGACCTGGACGCCATTGCCTCGGGCGCACGCGACCTGCCGGCGCTGCATGGCTGGCGGGCCGAGGTCTTCGGCCGCGACGCGCTGCGGCTGGCGGCGGGCGAGATCGCGCTTTCCGCCCAGGGCGGTGCGGTCAAGGTGGTGCCGGTGGCCCCTTAA
- a CDS encoding phosphoribosyl-ATP diphosphatase codes for MSGPAQTGLHRLAETIAARRGTDPETSWTARLLAKGPEKCAEKFGEEAVEAIIEAVKGDRERLISEAADTLYHLLVMLAARDVTLADVENELDRREGRSGIEEKASRK; via the coding sequence ATGAGCGGCCCCGCGCAGACCGGCCTGCACCGCCTGGCCGAGACCATCGCGGCGCGCAGGGGCACCGATCCCGAGACCAGCTGGACCGCCAGGCTGCTGGCCAAGGGCCCCGAAAAATGCGCCGAGAAATTCGGCGAGGAGGCCGTCGAAGCGATCATCGAGGCGGTCAAGGGCGACCGCGAGCGGCTGATCTCCGAGGCTGCCGATACGCTTTATCACCTGCTGGTCATGCTGGCAGCGCGCGACGTGACGCTTGCGGACGTGGAAAATGAACTCGACCGGCGCGAGGGGCGTTCGGGGATCGAGGAAAAAGCGTCTCGAAAGTGA
- a CDS encoding DUF2147 domain-containing protein yields MRTLALATLLALAGTTAQAQGIGGIFQTQANDDGNVGMVEFYDCGGKYCGRLVRSFDKAGKQIKSPHEGKNIVAGMTDEGGGKFSGGTIWDPGADKTYKSKMQLDGKTLNVSGCVAVFCKTQRWIKVK; encoded by the coding sequence ATGAGGACATTGGCTCTTGCCACGCTGCTCGCGCTTGCGGGCACCACCGCGCAGGCCCAGGGCATCGGCGGCATCTTCCAGACCCAGGCCAATGACGACGGCAATGTCGGCATGGTCGAGTTCTACGACTGCGGCGGCAAGTATTGCGGCCGGCTGGTCAGAAGCTTCGACAAGGCGGGCAAGCAGATCAAGTCGCCCCATGAGGGCAAGAACATCGTCGCCGGCATGACCGACGAGGGCGGCGGCAAGTTCTCGGGCGGCACGATCTGGGATCCCGGCGCCGACAAGACCTACAAGTCGAAGATGCAGCTCGACGGCAAGACGCTGAACGTCTCGGGCTGCGTGGCGGTGTTCTGCAAGACGCAACGCTGGATCAAGGTCAAATAG
- a CDS encoding cell division protein ZapA, producing the protein MAEVDFSIGHKSYTLACQEGEERLLKRAAGLLDAEARVILEQAGRMPEPRLLLLSGLMLADRTSALEDRLASLERELARLKANPQRVEVPVVPESLGEAMAELAARAEALAQKAEDQLAD; encoded by the coding sequence ATGGCGGAAGTGGATTTCTCGATCGGGCACAAGTCCTATACCCTGGCCTGCCAGGAGGGCGAGGAGCGGCTGCTCAAGCGCGCCGCCGGCCTGCTGGATGCCGAGGCGCGGGTGATTCTGGAGCAGGCAGGCCGGATGCCCGAGCCGCGGCTTCTGCTGCTGTCGGGGCTGATGCTGGCCGATCGGACCTCGGCGCTGGAGGATCGCCTGGCCTCGCTGGAGCGCGAACTGGCGCGGCTGAAGGCCAATCCGCAGCGCGTCGAGGTGCCGGTAGTGCCCGAAAGCCTGGGCGAGGCCATGGCCGAACTTGCCGCGCGGGCCGAGGCCTTGGCGCAGAAGGCCGAAGACCAGCTGGCGGATTGA
- the hisA gene encoding 1-(5-phosphoribosyl)-5-[(5-phosphoribosylamino)methylideneamino]imidazole-4-carboxamide isomerase translates to MILYPAIDLKDGNCVRLLRGDMEAATVFGTDPAAQARAFQDAGAEWLHLVDLNGAFAGKPVNAAAVEAILAAVAVPAQLGGGIRDMATIEAWLKRGLARVILGTVAVEQPGLVREAAMAFPGQIAVGIDARGGRVATRGWAEETDVMAVDLAHRFEDAGVAAIIYTDIDRDGAMAGPNIAATEALARAVNIPVIASGGVSSMQDLMALRATGVIAGAISGRALYDGAIDLHAALKALA, encoded by the coding sequence ATGATCCTTTATCCCGCGATCGACCTCAAGGACGGCAATTGCGTGCGCCTGCTGCGCGGCGACATGGAGGCGGCGACCGTCTTCGGCACCGACCCCGCCGCGCAGGCCCGCGCATTCCAGGATGCCGGGGCGGAATGGCTGCATCTGGTCGACCTGAACGGCGCATTTGCCGGCAAGCCGGTGAATGCCGCCGCGGTCGAGGCGATCCTGGCCGCCGTCGCGGTGCCGGCCCAGCTGGGCGGCGGCATCCGCGACATGGCGACCATCGAGGCCTGGCTGAAGCGCGGCCTGGCGCGGGTGATCCTGGGCACCGTGGCGGTCGAGCAGCCCGGCCTGGTGCGCGAGGCGGCAATGGCCTTTCCCGGCCAGATCGCGGTCGGCATCGACGCGCGCGGCGGCCGGGTGGCAACGCGCGGCTGGGCCGAGGAGACCGACGTGATGGCCGTCGACCTGGCGCATCGCTTCGAGGACGCCGGCGTCGCCGCGATCATCTATACCGATATCGACCGCGACGGCGCCATGGCCGGCCCCAACATCGCCGCGACCGAGGCCTTGGCGCGGGCGGTCAACATTCCGGTCATCGCCTCGGGCGGGGTGTCCTCGATGCAGGATCTGATGGCGCTGCGCGCCACCGGGGTCATCGCCGGGGCGATCTCGGGCCGGGCGCTTTACGACGGCGCCATCGACCTTCACGCGGCGCTGAAGGCGCTGGCCTGA
- the hisH gene encoding imidazole glycerol phosphate synthase subunit HisH: MRVALVDYDSGNLHSAEKAFALMGREAGAEVMVTSDPETVARAERIVLPGDGAFPACRAALDAVPGMVEALHEAVIARAVPFMGICVGMQMLAEVGHEYRDTAGLGWIGGEIDAIDAPGLKVPHMGWNDLRVLRPHPLLDGIATGDHAYFVHGWQFRVADPAHLLATADYGGPVTAVVGRDNIVGTQFHPEKSQAVGLRIIGNFLRWRP; this comes from the coding sequence ATGCGGGTGGCGCTGGTCGATTACGACAGCGGCAACCTGCATTCGGCCGAGAAGGCCTTTGCGCTGATGGGACGCGAGGCGGGGGCCGAGGTGATGGTGACCTCCGACCCCGAGACGGTGGCCCGCGCCGAGCGCATCGTGCTGCCGGGCGACGGCGCCTTTCCGGCCTGCCGGGCGGCGCTGGACGCCGTGCCCGGCATGGTCGAGGCGCTGCACGAGGCGGTGATCGCCCGCGCCGTGCCCTTCATGGGCATCTGTGTCGGCATGCAGATGCTGGCCGAGGTCGGGCATGAGTATCGCGACACGGCCGGCCTGGGCTGGATCGGCGGCGAGATCGACGCCATCGACGCCCCCGGACTGAAGGTGCCGCATATGGGCTGGAACGACCTCAGGGTGCTGCGCCCGCACCCGCTGCTGGACGGCATCGCCACCGGCGATCACGCCTATTTCGTGCATGGCTGGCAGTTCCGCGTCGCCGATCCCGCGCATCTGCTGGCCACCGCCGATTACGGCGGGCCGGTGACGGCGGTGGTCGGGCGGGACAATATCGTCGGCACCCAGTTCCATCCCGAAAAATCGCAAGCCGTGGGGCTGCGCATCATCGGCAATTTCCTGCGCTGGCGCCCCTGA
- the hisF gene encoding imidazole glycerol phosphate synthase subunit HisF, with protein MLKTRVIPCLDVADGRVVKGVNFVDLIDAGDPVEAARAYDAAGADEICFLDIHATHENRGTMYDLVTRTAEACFVPLTVGGGVRSHQDVRALLLAGADKVSFNSAAVADPDVIAEAADRFGSQCIVCAIDAKTVAPGKWEIFTHGGRKPTGIDAVEFARTVAAKGAGEILLTSMDRDGTKSGFNIPLTRAVADAVSVPVIASGGVGMLEHLAEGVLEGHASAVLAASIFHFGTFTVREAKEHLAAAGIPVRLT; from the coding sequence ATGCTGAAGACCCGTGTGATCCCCTGCCTGGATGTCGCCGATGGCCGCGTGGTCAAGGGCGTGAATTTCGTCGATCTGATCGATGCCGGCGACCCGGTCGAGGCGGCGCGCGCCTATGACGCCGCCGGCGCGGACGAGATCTGTTTCCTCGACATCCATGCCACGCATGAGAATCGCGGCACCATGTACGACCTGGTGACGCGCACCGCCGAGGCCTGCTTCGTGCCGCTGACCGTCGGCGGCGGCGTGCGCAGCCACCAGGACGTGCGGGCGCTGCTGCTGGCGGGTGCCGACAAGGTCAGCTTCAACTCGGCCGCCGTCGCCGACCCCGACGTGATCGCCGAGGCTGCCGACCGTTTCGGCAGTCAGTGCATCGTCTGCGCCATCGACGCCAAGACCGTGGCCCCGGGAAAGTGGGAGATCTTCACCCATGGCGGCCGCAAGCCGACCGGCATCGACGCGGTGGAATTCGCCCGCACCGTCGCCGCCAAGGGCGCGGGCGAGATCCTGCTGACCAGCATGGACCGCGACGGCACCAAGTCGGGCTTCAACATCCCGCTGACCCGCGCCGTCGCCGATGCGGTGAGCGTGCCGGTCATCGCCTCGGGCGGGGTCGGGATGCTGGAGCACCTGGCCGAGGGCGTGCTGGAAGGCCATGCCTCGGCGGTGCTGGCGGCCTCGATCTTTCATTTCGGCACCTTCACCGTGCGCGAGGCCAAGGAACACCTGGCCGCCGCCGGCATCCCGGTGCGGCTGACATGA
- the hisB gene encoding imidazoleglycerol-phosphate dehydratase HisB — translation MRRAKITRETAETQIEVELDLDGSGRYDNRTGVGFFDHMLDQLARHSLIDLAVRAQGDLHVDDHHTVEDTGIAIGQALTQALGDKRGIRRYGAFHLAMDDALVRAALDLSARPYLVWNVDFPAQKIGSFDTELVREFFQALSTHGGITLHVDRLHGLNAHHIAEASFKAVARALREAVEPDPRMAGVLPSTKGAL, via the coding sequence ATGCGCCGCGCAAAGATCACCCGCGAGACGGCCGAGACGCAGATCGAGGTCGAACTGGACCTTGACGGCAGCGGCCGCTACGACAACCGGACCGGCGTCGGGTTCTTCGACCACATGCTGGACCAGCTGGCCCGGCATTCGCTGATCGACCTGGCCGTGCGCGCCCAGGGCGACCTGCATGTCGACGACCACCACACGGTCGAGGATACCGGCATCGCCATCGGCCAGGCGCTGACCCAGGCTCTTGGCGACAAGCGGGGCATCCGGCGCTACGGCGCCTTCCACCTGGCCATGGACGATGCGCTGGTGCGCGCGGCGCTGGACCTGTCTGCGCGGCCCTATCTGGTGTGGAACGTGGATTTCCCGGCGCAGAAGATCGGCAGCTTCGACACCGAGCTGGTGCGCGAGTTCTTCCAGGCGCTTTCGACCCATGGCGGCATCACCCTGCATGTGGACCGGCTGCACGGGCTCAACGCCCATCACATCGCCGAGGCCAGCTTCAAGGCCGTGGCCCGCGCCCTGCGCGAGGCGGTCGAGCCCGACCCGCGCATGGCCGGCGTGCTGCCCTCGACCAAGGGGGCGCTGTGA
- the tgt gene encoding tRNA guanosine(34) transglycosylase Tgt — protein MSDRFHFTVQATDGRARSGVIQTPRGEIRTPAFMPVGTAATVKAMLPESVRATGADILLGNTYHLMLRPGAERIARLGGLHRFMNWPRPILTDSGGFQVMSLSSLRKLTEEGVTFSSHVDGSKHHLSPETSMEIQRLLGSDIVMAFDECPALPASEEVVAKSMRMSMRWAQRSRDAFGDRPGHALFGIMQGGVTRELREESAEALKAIGFDGYAIGGLAVGEGQEAMFGVLDYAPGFLPQDRPRYLMGVGKPDDIVGAVLRGVDMMDCVLPSRSGRTGQAWTRRGQVNIKNARHADDPRPLDEHCTCPACAGYSRAYLHHVFRAGEMISGMLLTWHNLHYFQELMAGLRDAIASGTLAGFVARFEAMRAQGDIEPL, from the coding sequence ATGAGCGACAGATTCCATTTCACCGTCCAGGCCACCGACGGCCGCGCCCGCAGCGGCGTGATCCAGACGCCGCGGGGCGAGATCCGCACCCCCGCCTTCATGCCGGTGGGCACCGCCGCCACGGTCAAGGCCATGCTGCCCGAATCGGTGCGCGCCACCGGTGCCGACATCCTCTTGGGCAATACCTATCACCTGATGCTGCGGCCGGGTGCCGAGCGCATCGCCCGGCTGGGCGGGCTGCACAGGTTCATGAACTGGCCGCGGCCGATCCTGACCGATTCGGGCGGTTTCCAGGTCATGTCGCTGTCCAGCCTGCGCAAGCTGACCGAGGAAGGCGTGACCTTCTCCAGCCATGTCGACGGCTCCAAGCACCACCTCTCGCCCGAGACCAGCATGGAGATCCAGCGCCTGCTGGGCTCGGACATCGTCATGGCCTTCGACGAATGCCCGGCGCTGCCCGCCTCCGAGGAGGTGGTGGCGAAATCCATGCGCATGTCGATGCGCTGGGCGCAGCGCAGCCGCGACGCCTTCGGCGACCGGCCCGGCCACGCGCTGTTCGGCATCATGCAGGGCGGCGTCACCCGCGAGCTGCGCGAGGAATCGGCCGAGGCGCTGAAGGCGATCGGCTTCGACGGCTATGCCATCGGCGGGCTGGCCGTGGGCGAGGGGCAGGAGGCGATGTTCGGCGTGCTGGACTATGCGCCCGGCTTTCTGCCGCAGGACAGGCCGCGCTACCTGATGGGCGTGGGCAAGCCCGACGACATCGTCGGCGCGGTCCTGCGCGGCGTGGACATGATGGATTGCGTGCTGCCCTCGCGCTCGGGTCGCACGGGGCAGGCCTGGACCCGGCGCGGGCAGGTCAACATCAAGAACGCGCGCCATGCCGACGATCCGCGTCCGCTGGACGAGCATTGCACCTGCCCGGCCTGCGCCGGCTACAGCCGCGCCTATCTGCACCACGTCTTCCGCGCCGGCGAAATGATCTCGGGCATGCTGCTGACCTGGCACAACCTGCATTACTTCCAGGAACTGATGGCCGGGCTGCGTGACGCCATCGCGAGCGGCACCCTGGCCGGTTTCGTTGCCCGATTCGAGGCAATGCGGGCACAGGGCGACATCGAACCGCTCTGA
- a CDS encoding MgtC/SapB family protein, with protein MLDMLAGEFSRPMSLPAGVVALRLTMAVLLGGVIGWEREVKSRAAGLRTHMLIALAAACFTLVALELVDFSPASEGQQRTDPLRLIEAVTAGVAFLAAGSIVINKGNVRGITTGASMWLCGAVGLCCGTGDLRLALMATAMALVVLYLVRIVVSPAARKAAEADEN; from the coding sequence ATGCTGGACATGCTGGCGGGCGAGTTCTCGCGCCCCATGAGCCTGCCCGCCGGCGTGGTCGCCCTGCGGCTGACCATGGCGGTTCTGCTGGGCGGGGTGATCGGCTGGGAGCGCGAGGTGAAATCCCGCGCCGCCGGGCTGCGCACCCATATGCTGATCGCCTTGGCTGCGGCCTGCTTCACGCTGGTCGCGCTGGAGCTGGTCGATTTCAGCCCGGCAAGCGAGGGCCAGCAGCGCACCGACCCCTTGCGGCTGATCGAGGCGGTGACGGCGGGCGTGGCCTTCCTGGCCGCGGGCTCGATCGTCATCAACAAGGGCAATGTGCGCGGCATCACCACCGGCGCCTCGATGTGGCTTTGCGGCGCCGTCGGGCTGTGCTGCGGCACCGGCGACTTGCGCCTGGCGCTGATGGCCACCGCCATGGCGCTGGTGGTGCTGTATCTGGTCCGGATCGTGGTCAGCCCCGCCGCCCGCAAAGCGGCGGAGGCGGACGAGAATTAA
- a CDS encoding TIGR00645 family protein has product MERLLERSLFASRWMMAPIYVGLALSLLILLWVFALELWHLIGILPVMTVNDAVLGVLALIDLSLAANLLLIVIFSGYENFVSRMDLSEHEDRPEWQGEVDFSALKLKLVASIVAISGIHLLKVFMDVGKYAPEQIRWMVVIHLVFVVSGVLLAAMDWIASHGKTLKKAKASQA; this is encoded by the coding sequence ATGGAACGCCTTCTCGAACGCAGCCTTTTCGCCAGCCGCTGGATGATGGCGCCGATCTATGTCGGTCTGGCGCTGTCGCTGCTCATCCTGCTTTGGGTCTTTGCGCTGGAGCTTTGGCATCTGATCGGCATCCTGCCGGTGATGACGGTCAACGATGCGGTGCTGGGGGTGCTGGCGCTGATCGACCTGAGCCTGGCGGCGAACCTTCTGCTGATCGTGATCTTTTCCGGCTACGAGAATTTCGTCAGCCGCATGGACCTGAGCGAACACGAGGACCGGCCGGAGTGGCAGGGCGAGGTGGATTTCTCGGCGCTGAAGCTGAAGCTGGTGGCCTCGATCGTGGCGATTTCGGGCATCCACCTGCTGAAGGTGTTCATGGATGTCGGCAAATATGCCCCTGAACAGATCCGCTGGATGGTGGTGATCCACCTGGTCTTCGTGGTCTCGGGCGTGCTGCTGGCGGCGATGGACTGGATCGCGAGCCATGGCAAGACGCTGAAGAAGGCCAAGGCGTCCCAGGCCTGA